The DNA region GAAACAAAAAGAAGAGTTTGTACCCGGTGAACCGGGCAAGGTAAAGATTTATGTCTGCGGTGTTACGCCTTATAATCATCCCCATATTGGGAATGCCCGGCCCTTTGTTACCTGGGATGTGATTAAACGATACCTGGAAAAACAAGGCTACAAAGTACAGCATGTCCAGAATTTTACCGATGTGGATGATAAAATTATTAAAACAGCTGCTGGGGAGGGTGTAACCTGGGATGTGATTGCCAATCGCTATATAGCCGCTTATTTTGAAGTTATGGACCAGCTGCATGTCCGTAGGGCCGATGTGTATCCCCGGGTTTCCGAGCATATGCCGGAGATCGTGGCTATGGTTAAGACTTTGGTGGATAAAGGCTTTGCTTATGTGGTGGATGGTGATGTTTATTACGGCGTTGAACGTTTTGCCGACTACGGCAAACTGAGCGGACGGAGTCTGGAAGATATGAAGGCCGGTGCCCGGGTTGGCATTGATGAACGAAAAGAGCATCCGATGGATTTTGCCTTATGGAAGAGCGCCAAACCGGGTGAACCTGCCTGGGAAAGCCCCTGGGGCCTCGGCAGGCCGGGATGGCATATTGAGTGTTCGGCCATGTCTCTGAAATATCTTGGTAATAGTTTTGATTTTCATGGCGGCGGCAGCGATTTGATCTTTCCCCACCATGAAAATGAACTGGCTCAGTCGGAAGCTTATACCGGGGCGGCACCTTTCGTCCGTTATTGGCTGCACAATGGGTTTATTACTGTGAATGAAGAAAAAATGAGTAAATCTCTGGGCAATTTCTTCTTGGTGAAAGATATTTTGGCGCATTATCCGGCAGAAGTGCTGCGCTACTTTATTTTGGCAACCCATTACCGCAGCCCGCTGGATTTCAGCGACGAAAGGCTGACGGAAGCCGGACGAAGTCTGGAACGGCTGCGTACGGCAGTGGAACATTTACAAGACTTGGCAGCCACTCCGGCGGGTACTGACAGTGAGTTATCTGCGGCGATGGAGCAAGGGGCGGTTAAGGCGCAGCAAGATTTTTTTGCGGCTATGGATGATGATTTTAATACGGCTTTGGCAATCAGCATGATGTTTGGCCTGACGAAGGAAATCAATATTTATCATAGTGCAGTGGCTGCCGGGAAAGTTTCCTGTGATCATGCGGCAGTTGAAGCCGTTCGCGCGATTTATTTTGCCATGGCCGATATTTTGGGGCTGCTGGTCCAGGAAAGAGCGGGTAAGAGCGATGCCGCCGACGAGCTTGTGGAACCGCTGTTGGATATTATCATCAACATTCGGCAGGAAGCACGGCAGAAAAAGGATTGGGCTACAGCTGACG from Veillonellales bacterium includes:
- the cysS gene encoding cysteine--tRNA ligase, producing MTIKVYNTLTKQKEEFVPGEPGKVKIYVCGVTPYNHPHIGNARPFVTWDVIKRYLEKQGYKVQHVQNFTDVDDKIIKTAAGEGVTWDVIANRYIAAYFEVMDQLHVRRADVYPRVSEHMPEIVAMVKTLVDKGFAYVVDGDVYYGVERFADYGKLSGRSLEDMKAGARVGIDERKEHPMDFALWKSAKPGEPAWESPWGLGRPGWHIECSAMSLKYLGNSFDFHGGGSDLIFPHHENELAQSEAYTGAAPFVRYWLHNGFITVNEEKMSKSLGNFFLVKDILAHYPAEVLRYFILATHYRSPLDFSDERLTEAGRSLERLRTAVEHLQDLAATPAGTDSELSAAMEQGAVKAQQDFFAAMDDDFNTALAISMMFGLTKEINIYHSAVAAGKVSCDHAAVEAVRAIYFAMADILGLLVQERAGKSDAADELVEPLLDIIINIRQEARQKKDWATADGIRDSLNAIGIVLEDSPQGIRWKKR